From the Candidatus Scalindua japonica genome, one window contains:
- a CDS encoding IS91 family transposase translates to MISLSSIIETFIADFITLYHGSILPSQFKALAAMKDCRTTQSRVMLVQCNDCEKQVFVPHSCGNRNCPHCQSHECQQWLERQLKKEVPADYFMLTFTIPKELRSLAWQHQRLLYSIMIQCCWETVKTFVQNDSVLQGNAGAITVLHTHSRSLDYHPHIHLVMPAGAINQKKKLWSFKKSEGKTRYLFNHKALAKVFRAKMLDAVNKAALTLPVNYPKTWVVDCKFVGNGEKALVYLGRYLYKGVIQEKDIITCKDGQVTFRYQDSKSKKMLTRTLPGPQFLRLILQHVLPKGFRRTRNFGFLHPNSKRLIALLQYLTGINPNKSSAWFRERPKLTCKCCGGIMKIIKTMIPPSHKSRSFPYKLTKEEAVLVM, encoded by the coding sequence ATGATATCTCTCTCCTCTATAATTGAGACCTTCATTGCTGACTTTATCACTCTTTATCATGGTTCGATCCTGCCAAGTCAATTCAAAGCCCTGGCAGCCATGAAGGATTGTCGCACTACGCAAAGCCGCGTCATGCTGGTCCAATGTAATGACTGTGAAAAACAGGTTTTTGTACCGCACTCCTGCGGTAACCGCAATTGTCCTCATTGTCAGAGTCATGAGTGTCAGCAGTGGTTGGAGCGTCAACTGAAAAAAGAAGTGCCTGCTGACTATTTTATGCTCACCTTTACTATACCCAAAGAGCTTCGATCATTAGCATGGCAGCATCAACGCTTGCTTTACTCGATAATGATACAGTGTTGTTGGGAAACCGTAAAAACCTTTGTCCAAAATGACAGCGTATTACAAGGAAACGCTGGAGCCATCACTGTTTTGCACACCCACTCTCGCTCTCTCGATTACCACCCGCATATCCATCTGGTAATGCCAGCCGGGGCCATCAATCAGAAGAAAAAGCTTTGGAGCTTCAAAAAAAGCGAAGGAAAGACGCGGTACCTTTTCAATCACAAAGCGCTGGCTAAAGTGTTTCGAGCAAAAATGCTCGATGCCGTGAACAAAGCGGCTCTTACGCTTCCAGTTAATTATCCCAAAACATGGGTCGTCGATTGCAAATTTGTCGGCAACGGTGAAAAGGCACTGGTCTATCTTGGTCGTTATCTCTACAAAGGGGTCATTCAAGAGAAAGATATTATTACGTGCAAAGATGGTCAGGTGACCTTTCGTTACCAGGATAGTAAGAGCAAAAAAATGCTCACAAGAACACTTCCCGGCCCGCAGTTTCTCAGGTTGATTCTCCAGCATGTTCTACCCAAAGGTTTCAGGCGAACACGGAACTTTGGTTTCCTCCACCCTAATAGCAAACGCTTGATTGCATTGCTTCAGTACCTTACCGGTATCAACCCGAATAAGTCGTCAGCCTGGTTCAGAGAGCGTCCAAAGCTTACGTGCAAATGCTGTGGAGGAATAATGAAGATCATAAAAACGATGATACCTCCATCACACAAATCCAGGTCTTTCCCCTACAAGTTAACAAAAGAGGAGGCTGTTCTGGTTATGTAA
- a CDS encoding B12-binding domain-containing radical SAM protein codes for MNVLLIYPEFPDTFWSFKHALKFIRKKSSFPPLGLLTIAAMLPKEWSLRLVDANATKLTDKDLKWADYAFFSSMVVQRTSAYQLIRRCKDAGIKIVAGGPLFTSEYEHFKDVDHFVLNEGEITVPPFLEDLKNGCAKPIYKTPEFADIRETPAPLWKLADLKNYASMSIQYTRGCPYQCEFCDVTALFGRRTRTKNTDQIIAELDTFYNQGWRGNVFFVDDNLIGNRRSLKQDLLPALIKWQTDHPGVTFNTEVSINLAKDESLMQMMFDAGFNTVFVGIETPDTDSLDECGKKQNKDRDLAEDVRIIQRAGLQVQAGFIVGFDNDTPSIFQRQIDFIQKTGIVTAMVGLLQAPTGTKLYDRLKKEGRLLGLMTGDNADGSTNIIPNNMDADTCREGYKKILRHIYSPDNYYKRIMTLFKEYKSPKIKSRIKFEHIVGLVSSIYHLGIMGKERVQFWNLLLWTTVHRRELFPLAVTLAVYGYHFRKISELHIL; via the coding sequence ATGAATGTATTATTAATATATCCTGAGTTTCCTGATACTTTCTGGAGTTTCAAACACGCACTTAAGTTCATACGTAAAAAGTCATCATTCCCACCACTTGGACTGCTGACCATTGCGGCAATGCTTCCGAAAGAATGGTCACTACGCTTAGTAGATGCCAATGCAACAAAACTCACTGATAAAGATCTTAAATGGGCTGATTACGCGTTTTTCAGCAGCATGGTTGTTCAACGCACATCTGCCTATCAACTTATAAGACGATGTAAAGACGCTGGCATCAAGATTGTTGCCGGAGGTCCTCTTTTTACAAGCGAGTACGAACATTTTAAGGATGTCGATCATTTTGTACTTAATGAAGGAGAGATAACGGTACCCCCTTTCCTGGAAGACCTGAAAAATGGTTGTGCCAAACCGATATACAAAACACCCGAATTTGCTGATATTCGAGAAACTCCGGCCCCTTTATGGAAGCTGGCCGATTTGAAAAACTATGCCTCAATGAGTATACAATATACAAGGGGCTGCCCATATCAATGCGAATTTTGTGATGTAACAGCGCTATTCGGACGTCGTACACGGACCAAGAACACAGATCAGATCATTGCCGAACTCGATACTTTCTATAATCAGGGATGGCGCGGGAATGTATTCTTCGTTGATGACAATCTTATCGGGAACAGAAGAAGCCTGAAACAAGATTTACTACCCGCATTAATCAAATGGCAAACTGATCACCCGGGAGTAACATTTAACACTGAAGTGTCTATCAATCTGGCAAAAGACGAGTCATTAATGCAGATGATGTTCGATGCAGGGTTTAACACCGTATTTGTCGGAATCGAGACACCTGACACTGACAGCCTGGACGAATGCGGTAAGAAGCAGAACAAAGATCGTGATTTAGCCGAAGACGTGCGGATTATACAGCGAGCAGGATTACAGGTACAGGCCGGTTTTATTGTCGGGTTTGACAATGATACACCATCCATATTCCAACGACAGATTGATTTCATCCAGAAAACAGGAATTGTAACTGCAATGGTTGGTCTGCTTCAAGCTCCAACCGGTACAAAACTGTACGACCGGCTGAAAAAAGAGGGAAGGCTGCTCGGGCTGATGACAGGTGACAATGCAGACGGTTCGACAAATATAATCCCGAACAACATGGACGCAGACACATGTAGAGAGGGGTACAAAAAAATACTAAGACATATCTACTCCCCTGATAATTATTATAAACGCATCATGACACTCTTCAAAGAGTATAAATCACCCAAAATCAAGAGCAGAATTAAATTTGAACATATTGTAGGATTGGTGAGTTCTATTTACCACCTCGGTATTATGGGTAAGGAGCGAGTCCAATTCTGGAATCTTCTGTTATGGACGACTGTTCATCGCCGCGAATTATTTCCACTTGCCGTTACTCTTGCAGTATATGGCTATCACTTTCGTAAAATCAGTGAGCTACACATCCTTTAA
- the larC gene encoding nickel pincer cofactor biosynthesis protein LarC: MKIAYFDCFSGVSGDMVIGSLIDAGFSQKKLNEELTKLSLDNYETDSKKVLRSAITGTKFNVTIKEDSKNDEHHKRRTLKDVSEIINKSSLSKSVKSDSIRIFENLANAEAKVHDTLPEDVHFHEVGAIDSIVDIVGAVIAFHDLKIENIYFSPIRTGTGFVKCHHGQFPIPAPATVELLKGHHVIGTNIQHELTTPTGAAILTTLGVNVEKYPDISLLQIGYGAGNHEIAEVPNLLRVMIGETTTVGGQDEVWMVETNIDDMPGEHFGYLLEKMLDAGALDGYITPVQMKKSRPGILISIIVDDVHLSKVEKIMFEQSTTFGIRKYKASRKKLDRKLVDVETEFGTIKVKIGMLNGSIKNITPEHEDCRKIADINALPLKLVYNAAINAAQSINDRNI; the protein is encoded by the coding sequence ATGAAGATCGCGTATTTTGATTGTTTCTCCGGCGTCAGTGGTGATATGGTCATTGGATCCCTGATTGATGCGGGTTTCAGCCAGAAAAAACTTAATGAAGAACTCACTAAACTGAGCCTGGACAACTATGAAACTGACTCGAAAAAAGTCCTTCGCTCTGCAATTACCGGAACAAAATTCAATGTGACAATAAAAGAAGATAGTAAAAATGATGAACACCACAAAAGAAGAACTCTTAAAGATGTATCCGAAATTATTAACAAAAGCTCACTGAGTAAAAGTGTAAAAAGTGACAGCATCAGAATCTTTGAAAACCTGGCAAACGCGGAAGCAAAGGTGCATGACACGTTACCGGAAGATGTTCATTTTCACGAAGTTGGTGCTATTGATTCAATTGTAGACATCGTTGGAGCTGTAATTGCTTTTCATGATCTTAAGATCGAAAATATATATTTTTCTCCAATAAGAACAGGAACAGGGTTTGTAAAATGTCATCATGGGCAGTTCCCAATCCCAGCACCGGCAACTGTAGAGCTATTAAAAGGGCATCACGTAATAGGTACGAACATACAACATGAACTCACAACACCTACCGGAGCGGCTATTTTAACAACTTTAGGTGTTAATGTAGAAAAGTACCCGGATATTTCACTGTTACAGATAGGATACGGTGCAGGCAATCATGAAATCGCGGAAGTACCTAATCTACTGAGAGTAATGATTGGTGAAACAACTACAGTTGGTGGACAGGATGAAGTCTGGATGGTAGAGACAAATATTGATGATATGCCCGGAGAGCATTTTGGCTATTTACTCGAAAAGATGTTAGATGCCGGAGCATTGGACGGATACATAACACCTGTACAAATGAAAAAATCACGTCCGGGAATATTAATCAGTATTATTGTTGATGATGTGCATCTGTCAAAAGTGGAAAAAATCATGTTCGAACAATCTACGACATTTGGAATCAGAAAGTATAAAGCAAGTCGTAAGAAGCTAGATAGAAAACTGGTTGATGTTGAAACTGAATTTGGGACCATCAAAGTAAAGATAGGCATGTTGAACGGAAGCATCAAGAATATTACCCCGGAACATGAGGACTGCAGAAAAATTGCGGATATAAATGCACTTCCGTTAAAACTGGTTTATAATGCAGCTATAAATGCGGCCCAGTCAATCAATGATAGAAACATATAA
- the ilvN gene encoding acetolactate synthase small subunit, giving the protein MKHVISVLVENKVGVLSRITGLFSGRGFNIESLAVGETENNTTSRMTIVVSGDESILEQVRKQLGKVIDTIKVIDFTDTEYVERNLMLIKVSAVPGKRSEIIELVDVFRGKIIDVGHKDMVIEISGPEDRLEAVLDLLRPHGIKEVARTGRIAMNRGQK; this is encoded by the coding sequence ATGAAACATGTAATATCTGTTTTAGTTGAAAATAAGGTCGGTGTACTGTCACGGATCACCGGACTATTCAGTGGAAGAGGATTTAATATTGAAAGCCTGGCGGTAGGTGAAACTGAAAACAATACAACTTCCAGAATGACTATAGTTGTCAGTGGTGACGAATCGATATTAGAACAGGTCCGCAAACAATTAGGCAAGGTCATCGATACAATTAAGGTGATAGATTTTACGGACACAGAGTATGTTGAACGTAACCTGATGCTTATTAAGGTAAGCGCTGTTCCAGGTAAAAGAAGTGAAATCATAGAGTTGGTTGACGTCTTTAGAGGAAAGATAATAGACGTCGGACACAAAGATATGGTTATTGAAATTTCCGGCCCTGAAGACAGACTTGAAGCAGTGTTAGATCTACTTCGTCCACACGGCATAAAGGAAGTTGCGCGTACAGGCAGGATCGCTATGAACCGTGGGCAAAAATAA
- a CDS encoding dihydroorotase, whose translation MTDYKKILIKNGTVYNVPNKKTGVFDILISNSRIEKIGKNIKDKDALVVDAKDKIVVPGLVDVHVHFRQPGQEHKEDLISGSRAAAAGGFTTVIAEPNTNPPIDSPSRLIKLLTIAKRESIINYYSKSAATVGLNGHRLVNIEKLKIAGAKAISDDGHPVAGERLMLNALKKGREYDVLVNPHCEESPLYRKRQKDKKKNLRNFPDSDSNQPYEAEADFIMRDIGLAEKAGARIHISHVSLAKSVSEIAKAKKRGVKITAEAAPHHLLLSKETVEKIGTNAKVNPPLRSKADVKAVQKGLADGTIDIIASDHAPHSAKDKNLSFNKAAFGLIGLETTLGLVLTHLVRPGVLTLKQAIDQMTILPAKIFDLDKFGIGSLTPGTKANIVVIDLKKRWKVDVNKFFSKARNCPFDGWKLQGKAIMTIVGNRIIMKEGKIIENI comes from the coding sequence ATGACTGATTATAAAAAGATTTTAATCAAAAACGGTACTGTTTATAATGTTCCAAACAAAAAAACAGGAGTGTTTGATATCCTGATCAGTAACTCCAGGATTGAGAAGATCGGTAAAAATATTAAAGACAAAGACGCTTTAGTCGTAGATGCAAAGGACAAAATAGTAGTTCCAGGACTTGTAGATGTGCATGTTCATTTCAGACAACCGGGGCAAGAGCATAAGGAAGACCTTATTTCAGGTTCACGGGCGGCTGCCGCAGGTGGCTTTACTACTGTGATAGCAGAGCCAAATACGAATCCACCTATCGATTCTCCATCGCGGCTTATTAAGCTTTTAACAATTGCGAAGAGAGAGAGTATAATCAATTATTATTCAAAATCAGCTGCTACAGTTGGGCTGAATGGACATAGATTGGTCAATATTGAAAAATTAAAAATTGCAGGTGCGAAAGCGATCTCTGATGATGGACACCCTGTCGCCGGAGAGAGATTAATGCTTAATGCGCTAAAAAAAGGCAGAGAATATGACGTTTTAGTTAATCCTCATTGTGAAGAATCGCCGTTATATCGTAAAAGGCAAAAAGATAAAAAGAAAAACCTTCGAAATTTTCCTGATTCTGATTCGAACCAACCGTACGAGGCTGAAGCTGATTTTATTATGCGTGATATTGGGTTGGCAGAGAAGGCGGGAGCCAGGATTCATATTTCACATGTTAGTCTTGCTAAATCAGTATCAGAAATTGCCAAAGCAAAAAAAAGAGGTGTGAAAATAACTGCGGAAGCCGCGCCACATCATCTTCTATTAAGCAAGGAAACGGTGGAAAAAATTGGTACTAATGCTAAAGTCAACCCCCCGTTAAGGTCAAAAGCGGATGTTAAGGCGGTACAAAAGGGATTAGCTGACGGCACTATAGATATTATCGCCAGCGATCATGCGCCGCATTCGGCAAAAGATAAGAATTTGTCTTTTAATAAAGCTGCTTTTGGGTTAATAGGTTTAGAAACTACTTTAGGCCTGGTGTTAACACACCTTGTCCGTCCCGGTGTTCTAACACTGAAACAGGCAATAGACCAAATGACTATTTTACCGGCTAAAATTTTTGATCTGGACAAATTCGGGATTGGCAGCCTGACACCGGGGACTAAAGCGAACATTGTAGTAATAGATTTGAAAAAAAGATGGAAAGTGGATGTTAATAAGTTTTTCTCAAAGGCAAGGAACTGTCCATTTGACGGTTGGAAACTTCAGGGAAAAGCAATCATGACAATAGTTGGAAACAGGATTATCATGAAAGAGGGAAAGATAATAGAGAATATTTAA
- the ilvC gene encoding ketol-acid reductoisomerase yields the protein MTKLYTDQDANIKPLKGKKISIIGYGSQGHAHAQNLRESGLKVIVGQRKGSPNYSLAVKHGFKPVSADKATQQGDLVAILMPDEVQGDVYEAEIKPHLKKGKTLLFSHGFNIHFGQVVPPKDVDVIMVAPKGPGHLVRSEYEKGGGVPCLMAIHQDTSKKAEKTALAYAGGIGGGRGGILPTTFAEETETDLFGEQAVLCGGASALVKAGFETLVEAGYQPELAYFECMHELKLIVDLFYQGGLSYMRHSISNTAEFGDVTRGPRIVTEKTKKEMKKILSEIQDGKFAKEWILENKAGRPMFNALVAKDKKHQIEQVGSKLRKLMKWIDSK from the coding sequence ATGACAAAGCTTTATACAGACCAAGATGCTAATATTAAACCACTGAAAGGTAAAAAGATCTCAATAATCGGCTACGGCAGCCAGGGACATGCCCATGCGCAAAACCTCCGTGAAAGTGGCCTTAAAGTTATAGTTGGACAGAGGAAGGGTTCTCCAAATTACAGCCTTGCAGTTAAACACGGTTTTAAACCTGTGTCAGCAGATAAAGCAACACAACAGGGTGATCTGGTCGCAATACTGATGCCCGATGAAGTACAGGGAGATGTCTATGAAGCAGAGATTAAGCCTCATTTGAAAAAAGGCAAAACTCTTCTATTCTCACATGGGTTCAACATTCATTTTGGTCAGGTTGTTCCTCCAAAAGATGTTGATGTTATCATGGTAGCGCCAAAGGGACCTGGACATCTGGTAAGGAGTGAGTATGAAAAAGGCGGAGGTGTTCCGTGTTTAATGGCCATCCATCAAGACACTTCAAAGAAAGCAGAGAAGACTGCCCTTGCATATGCCGGAGGTATTGGCGGCGGAAGAGGTGGGATTCTGCCAACTACTTTCGCAGAAGAGACAGAAACAGATCTTTTTGGTGAACAAGCCGTATTATGCGGTGGAGCTTCTGCGCTGGTAAAGGCAGGTTTTGAAACACTAGTGGAAGCGGGATACCAACCGGAACTGGCATATTTTGAATGTATGCATGAACTGAAACTGATAGTAGACCTCTTCTACCAGGGAGGTCTGTCATACATGAGACACTCTATCAGTAATACTGCTGAGTTTGGAGATGTGACGAGAGGCCCGAGAATAGTTACTGAAAAAACAAAGAAAGAGATGAAGAAAATACTTTCTGAGATACAGGACGGTAAATTTGCTAAAGAATGGATTCTTGAAAATAAAGCCGGTCGACCTATGTTTAACGCGCTCGTCGCAAAAGACAAGAAACATCAGATAGAACAAGTTGGATCAAAACTGCGAAAACTCATGAAATGGATTGATTCAAAATAA
- a CDS encoding 2-isopropylmalate synthase: MSKIIIFDTTLRDGEQSPGASLDHKEKLQIARQLSNLNIDVMEAGFPITSEGDFKSVSSIAKEIRDVSICALARAVDKDIDCAAKALKSAESPRIHVFLATSEIHRKHKLIKAKEEIIKTAVRGVKRAKKYVDNVEFSPEDASRTEPDFLVEVLEAVIEAGARTVNIPDTVGYAIPEQYAALIKNLKDNVKNINDAVISVHCHNDLGLAVANSLAAVKAGATQVECTINGIGERAGNASLEEIVMALKTRKDFFRHTTGIKTKEIVATSKIVSGLTGLRIQRNKAIVGENAFAHESGVHQDGVLKESTTYEIMKPEEIGLPKTNIVLGKLSGRHAFKRRVKALGYELPDEEFEQTFSQFKLLADKKKDIYDQDIEALIQNEKSEVPHIYELESISINCAPVPTASIRLRIGKDKIVADSAKGDGSIDAIFKTVDLLTGIKGTLLDYNVRSVTSGKDALGEASVDVEVKGNTYKGRAVSTDTIEASANAYLNAINKVAIKHRKKKTN; encoded by the coding sequence GTGTCTAAAATCATAATCTTCGATACTACGTTAAGAGATGGAGAGCAGTCTCCCGGTGCAAGTCTGGACCATAAAGAGAAACTACAGATAGCGAGACAACTATCTAACCTGAATATTGATGTAATGGAAGCCGGGTTCCCTATTACATCAGAGGGTGACTTTAAGTCTGTAAGTTCTATCGCAAAGGAGATACGTGATGTAAGTATCTGCGCCCTCGCACGGGCAGTTGACAAGGATATAGATTGCGCGGCAAAAGCTTTAAAATCTGCCGAATCACCCAGAATTCACGTCTTTCTTGCAACATCTGAAATTCACCGAAAACACAAATTGATTAAAGCAAAAGAAGAGATCATAAAGACTGCCGTTAGAGGTGTAAAACGAGCTAAGAAATATGTTGACAATGTAGAATTCTCTCCGGAAGACGCGTCTAGAACAGAACCGGATTTTCTTGTAGAAGTCTTAGAGGCAGTAATAGAGGCGGGAGCCAGGACCGTGAATATCCCAGACACTGTAGGATATGCGATACCAGAGCAGTATGCCGCATTAATTAAAAACCTTAAGGATAATGTAAAAAATATCAATGATGCCGTTATAAGTGTTCACTGCCACAATGATCTTGGCCTCGCGGTTGCTAATTCACTCGCGGCTGTTAAAGCAGGCGCCACGCAGGTAGAGTGCACAATAAATGGAATCGGTGAAAGGGCAGGGAACGCATCTCTTGAAGAGATTGTTATGGCGCTTAAAACAAGAAAAGATTTCTTCAGACATACAACAGGAATCAAGACAAAGGAGATAGTTGCCACCAGTAAGATTGTCAGTGGTTTAACAGGACTGAGAATACAAAGAAATAAGGCAATAGTAGGAGAAAACGCGTTTGCACACGAATCAGGTGTACATCAGGACGGAGTTTTAAAAGAGAGTACGACCTATGAAATCATGAAACCTGAAGAGATCGGTCTACCGAAGACCAATATAGTCCTCGGCAAACTTTCCGGTCGGCACGCATTCAAAAGACGTGTCAAGGCGCTCGGTTATGAACTGCCTGATGAAGAATTTGAACAAACATTCAGCCAATTTAAACTCCTGGCTGACAAGAAAAAAGACATCTATGATCAGGACATAGAAGCATTAATACAGAATGAGAAGTCAGAAGTGCCGCATATTTACGAGCTTGAAAGTATAAGTATAAATTGCGCCCCTGTACCGACTGCCAGTATAAGACTTCGTATCGGAAAAGATAAGATCGTGGCAGATTCCGCCAAAGGTGACGGATCGATTGACGCTATCTTTAAGACAGTAGACTTATTAACTGGAATTAAAGGAACACTCCTCGATTATAATGTCAGGTCGGTGACCAGTGGAAAAGATGCCTTGGGAGAAGCGAGCGTCGATGTGGAAGTTAAAGGAAATACTTATAAAGGTCGTGCCGTGAGCACGGATACAATAGAAGCAAGCGCAAATGCATATTTAAATGCCATCAATAAAGTAGCGATAAAACATCGCAAGAAAAAGACTAATTAA
- a CDS encoding B12-binding domain-containing radical SAM protein, protein MNNNTKTKFIVELIKPSHYDDDGYVIQWRKSWIPSNTLACINALTQDASTRNALGNDVEFIINAYDEMNIVIPVDDIIRRFKNGSGNGVVFFVGVQSNQFPRAMDIAREFRKESIQVAIGGFHTSGCLAMLPQLPDELKDATEAGITLFAGEAEEGRLIDVFKDAYQRKMKPIYNYLGDLPGLESQPMPIMPTSVAERFVSKIGSFDAGRGCSFLCSFCTVINVQGRKSRYRNPDDVEEMIRSNISNGINDFFLTDDNFARNKNWEAIFDKLIDLRENQGFKHVKFTMQIDSLAHKIKNFVSKAARAGCRRVFIGLESINPENLEAVNKRQNKITEYRKMFQAWRNARVVTVAGYILGFPADTPEKIEQDIKTIQEELPVDLLEFFCLTPLPGSEDHKNNYLKGVWMDPDLNKYDLEHITMSHPRMSKEEWEQIYQKAWDLYYSPEHIKTLIRRAAAGGPNPSRVMLHIHQFHGTIKYQNVHPLQGGFLRRKVRSQRRPGMPKENLLIFLPCRVWETVSALIPFGLYYFKLRSIRKKIKREPGRRSYMDKALMPVKETKGSPLENESVKLEIK, encoded by the coding sequence ATGAACAATAATACTAAAACCAAGTTCATCGTTGAATTGATCAAACCATCCCATTACGACGACGACGGATATGTTATACAATGGCGTAAGTCATGGATCCCCTCAAACACTCTTGCCTGCATAAACGCTTTGACGCAAGATGCTTCAACACGAAATGCACTTGGCAACGATGTTGAGTTTATCATTAATGCTTACGATGAGATGAATATCGTCATACCTGTTGATGACATTATTCGCAGGTTTAAGAATGGAAGTGGAAACGGAGTTGTCTTTTTCGTAGGCGTCCAGTCAAATCAATTTCCTCGTGCCATGGACATTGCCAGAGAGTTCCGTAAAGAAAGCATTCAGGTCGCGATAGGTGGATTCCATACAAGCGGCTGTCTTGCCATGTTACCTCAACTTCCTGATGAGCTGAAAGACGCGACCGAGGCCGGTATTACATTGTTTGCCGGTGAGGCCGAGGAAGGACGACTCATTGATGTCTTTAAAGACGCCTATCAAAGAAAAATGAAACCCATCTACAACTACCTGGGAGACCTGCCCGGTCTGGAAAGCCAGCCAATGCCTATAATGCCGACAAGTGTTGCCGAAAGGTTTGTCAGTAAGATCGGGTCATTCGACGCGGGTCGTGGATGCTCTTTTCTGTGCAGCTTCTGTACCGTTATCAATGTACAGGGACGTAAATCACGCTACCGTAATCCTGATGATGTAGAAGAAATGATCCGGTCCAATATATCGAATGGTATCAACGATTTTTTCCTTACTGATGACAACTTTGCTCGTAACAAAAACTGGGAAGCCATTTTTGACAAATTGATAGATCTTCGTGAAAACCAGGGGTTCAAACATGTAAAGTTTACAATGCAGATCGACTCGCTTGCCCATAAAATTAAGAATTTTGTTTCCAAGGCTGCCAGAGCTGGCTGCAGAAGAGTATTCATTGGGCTGGAAAGTATTAACCCGGAAAATCTGGAGGCAGTAAATAAGCGACAGAACAAAATCACTGAATATCGAAAGATGTTTCAGGCGTGGCGTAATGCACGGGTTGTTACTGTAGCCGGTTATATACTGGGCTTCCCTGCCGACACTCCGGAAAAAATCGAACAGGACATTAAGACAATTCAGGAAGAATTACCGGTTGATCTCCTCGAATTTTTCTGTCTTACACCACTGCCGGGCTCTGAGGACCATAAGAACAACTACCTGAAGGGTGTATGGATGGACCCGGACCTGAACAAGTATGACCTTGAACATATTACTATGTCACACCCACGAATGTCCAAAGAGGAGTGGGAACAGATTTACCAAAAGGCATGGGATCTTTATTACTCACCTGAACACATTAAAACGCTGATTCGACGTGCGGCAGCAGGCGGTCCGAACCCCAGCAGAGTGATGCTCCATATTCATCAATTTCATGGTACTATTAAATACCAGAACGTACACCCGCTTCAGGGTGGCTTTTTAAGGCGCAAGGTACGGTCACAACGCCGTCCAGGTATGCCAAAAGAAAATCTGCTTATTTTTTTACCTTGCAGGGTCTGGGAAACAGTGAGCGCTCTTATACCTTTCGGCCTCTATTACTTTAAACTACGATCAATACGTAAGAAAATCAAACGCGAACCAGGCAGACGTTCATATATGGATAAAGCACTGATGCCGGTGAAAGAAACAAAAGGCTCACCACTTGAGAATGAAAGCGTAAAACTGGAGATTAAATGA
- a CDS encoding FKBP-type peptidyl-prolyl cis-trans isomerase, with protein sequence MKEKVLKATKSLIKIKLTLSILIGLVLITGYSAMAGVNETGGRKIIVKKGDKVKIQYKASLTNGTVFKESKPGKPLKFTVGDGKMPHGLDQAVLGMELREEKTVTVGPKDAYGKRNHELVMKFVKKDLPRSFEPEVGNVVKIRNVPGTIIKIDEENIYLDGNHPLAGKDVVFEIKVVGIE encoded by the coding sequence ATGAAAGAAAAAGTTCTAAAAGCAACAAAATCATTGATAAAAATCAAATTAACGCTGTCTATATTAATTGGATTAGTCTTGATTACTGGATATTCTGCTATGGCCGGTGTTAACGAAACAGGCGGTAGAAAGATAATCGTAAAGAAAGGTGATAAGGTAAAAATTCAATATAAAGCCAGCCTTACGAATGGTACGGTATTTAAAGAATCGAAACCGGGAAAACCACTGAAATTTACTGTCGGAGACGGTAAGATGCCACATGGACTTGACCAGGCTGTATTGGGAATGGAACTGAGAGAGGAAAAGACTGTTACGGTAGGCCCAAAGGACGCATACGGAAAGAGAAACCATGAATTGGTAATGAAATTTGTTAAAAAAGACCTACCCAGAAGCTTTGAACCAGAGGTAGGTAATGTAGTAAAAATACGAAACGTACCGGGAACAATTATTAAAATAGACGAAGAAAACATATACCTTGACGGCAATCATCCCCTGGCAGGTAAAGATGTAGTTTTTGAGATAAAAGTTGTCGGGATAGAGTAA